The genome window GGGCCAGTCGACGCTCGCCGTCGGGCACCAGAGCGCGGTCGTCGGCGCACACCACGTAGCGACTCTCGGCGTCGGGCCACCGGGTGAACGGCGCCGCGACCCGGGTCGGGGTCCAGCACTGCCGGCGTAGTCGCGCCGCCGTCGCCGCGGCCAGGAGTGGCTCGCAGTCGGCATAGAAGACGCCGACCGCGGCGGCCGGGTCCCAGCTGGTCGAGCCGTCCTCGTGCACCTGCTGGCCGGCGGCCAACTCGGCGGAGAAGAGGCCGCGGTGCGAGCGGGCGATCGAGTCCCAGCTCTCGTCGGGCTGGGGCACGAGAGCGCAGACGAACACCATCCGACGTACCGGACGCAGGCCGGCGACGACCGGCAGGGTCAGGCCGCCCAGCGAATGACCCACCAGGACGACGTCGTCCCCGGTGTCTCCGAGGGACTCATCGACGAGTCGGGCGTAGTCCGCCGTGGTCGGCACGGGATCCTCGGTCGGCAGGTCGACCGCCACGGCGTCGACATCGCGCCGGCGGAGTTCGTCGACGAACGGCGCCCAGCATTCGGCGTCGTGCCAGGCACCGTGCACCAGCCCGATCAGCACGTCAGGACGACGACGCTCCCTGCGGCGCGGTGACGTCCAGGGTCGGCTCGGTGTTGCGGGCCGGTCCGGTCAGAACGCGGCAGTCTTCGATGCTTGCGGCCAGCAGGTCGTGCAGGTACGGGTCGGGCTCGGGCACCGAGGCGGCGATGCTGTACACCGCGTAGCGCACGGTGCTCGGGGCGGCGTGCCGGCGGAACGCGCGTTTGGACGGGCCGGTGCTCATGCTGTGCCGCACGGCCCAGCGGGCGGCGTGCGGAACCGCGGCGAGCATCTCCCGGCTCCGCTGCTGACTCCACGCGGCCGGATGCCCGTCGAGGTCGCCCAGGACGCGATTGCCACACAGGACGGCGACCGCCAGCACCTGCTGACGCTCGGCGGAGACGATCGGCAGTGCCGTGTTGGCCGCCCGGAGCGCGAGGGCGATGTCGACGTGCAGGTCGTCACTGACGAGCCCGATCACACCGGGGATCAGGTCGGCGAGCGGCTGCCGACCGGCGTCGGTGCTGTTGTCGTTCACGTGCCGGGCGAGGGCGGCGAGCAGCGGATGGGTGCAGTCCGGATGGTCGCTCCACCGTTCGCCGGCCAGGTAGGACGCCAGCTCCATGAAGCACGCCCCCTTGCGTGGGCTGCGGTGCTTGCCCCGCGAGAGCATCGGGACGAGTTCAGGTATCAGCACGCTGTCGCTTTTCATCACGTCTCCCCGTGTACGGCGCTCCTGTGGTTAGTGTGCGCCCCGAATGAGCCCCGCGGTCGAAGTTGGCCGCCTCCGGGCGGTCGCCTAGGCTCTGAGCGTGTCCTCCGACCCGCTTCTCGACGCCCGACTGGCCGATCTCGATGCGCAGCTGCGCGGTCTGGGCAGCGTGCTCGTCGCCTTCTCCGGCGGCACGGACTCGGCGTTCGTCCTCGCCGCCGCGGCGCGGGCGCTCGGTGCCGACCGGGTGGTCGCGGGTACGGCGGTGTCGGCGAGCCTCGCCGCCGGTGAGCTCGACGACGCGCGGGCCTTCGCGGCCGGGCTCGGCGTACCGCACGAGGTGGTGCACACCGAGGAAATGGCCCAGGACGGCTACCGGGCCAATGCCGGGGACCGGTGCTACTTCTGCAAGGCCGAGTTGCTCGACGTACTCGGCCCGCTCGCCGAGCGGCTCGACGTCGCCGCGGTCGCGACCGGCACCAACGCCGACGACGCGGTGGCCGGGTTCCGTCCCGGGATCCGGGCCGCGGCCGAGCGCGGTGCGGTCACCCCGCTGCGCGACGCCGGACTGACCAAGGCGCAGGTGCGCGCGGCGTCGCGGGAGTGGGGACTGGTCACCTGGGACAAGCCGGCGGCCGCGTGCCTGTCCAGCCGGATCGCCTTCGGGGTGAGCATCACCCCGAGCCGGCTCGCGCGCGTGGACCGGGCCGAGTCGGCGCTCCGCGACGCGCTCACCGCGGCCGGGTACGACGTCGGCAACCTGCGGGTGCGTGACCTCGGCGACGACGGTGCCCGCGTCGAGGTCGACCGCGACCTGGTCGACGTACTCGCCGCGCGTTCGGACCTGCTCGCCGTCGTGGACGGCTTTCCGTCGGTGTCCGTCGACCCGCGCGGCTTCCGCTCCGGCTCGATGAACGAGCTTCTCCCCGAACCGGCCCGCTACCGCTGATCTCGGGGTCCCTGCCGGGGTTACGCGACCGACCCATTCCGCTTGAACGTCACGTTCAAGCGCTCTATCCGCATCAACGTCACGTTGACGCGGAATAGCTGCCGGCGGTCAGCCGACGACGAGGCGCACCCGCAGGGTCGCCGTACTCCCGTCGACGGAGGCCGACAGCCCGAACGCCTTCAGCGCCTTTTCGTCGGGTGTGGCGTTGCCCTGCTTCGCGAGGACCCGGTCGAGGTCGACGTAGACCACAGCGGCAGCCTTTCCGGCGTCCGGTACGGCGGTCCGGAACTGGCTCTGCGCGCCGAGTGAGCCACGGTGCTGCAGCGACGTCGCGTACTGATCGGAGCTGGCGATCACCAGACCGTGCGCGCTCTGCCGCACGATCAGCCCGCCACCGGCGATGGCGTTGTTGAGCTTGGCTGCCGCGGCGGCCGCGCGGGCGGGATCCGTCGTGCTGGTGAGCAGGCCGATGGAGGTCAGATCCG of Mycobacteriales bacterium contains these proteins:
- a CDS encoding alpha/beta hydrolase — protein: MLIGLVHGAWHDAECWAPFVDELRRRDVDAVAVDLPTEDPVPTTADYARLVDESLGDTGDDVVLVGHSLGGLTLPVVAGLRPVRRMVFVCALVPQPDESWDSIARSHRGLFSAELAAGQQVHEDGSTSWDPAAAVGVFYADCEPLLAAATAARLRRQCWTPTRVAAPFTRWPDAESRYVVCADDRALVPDGERRLARELLGVEPVELPGGHSPFLSRPAALADVVLADLP
- the larE gene encoding ATP-dependent sacrificial sulfur transferase LarE produces the protein MSSDPLLDARLADLDAQLRGLGSVLVAFSGGTDSAFVLAAAARALGADRVVAGTAVSASLAAGELDDARAFAAGLGVPHEVVHTEEMAQDGYRANAGDRCYFCKAELLDVLGPLAERLDVAAVATGTNADDAVAGFRPGIRAAAERGAVTPLRDAGLTKAQVRAASREWGLVTWDKPAAACLSSRIAFGVSITPSRLARVDRAESALRDALTAAGYDVGNLRVRDLGDDGARVEVDRDLVDVLAARSDLLAVVDGFPSVSVDPRGFRSGSMNELLPEPARYR